One Ensifer adhaerens genomic region harbors:
- the selB gene encoding selenocysteine-specific translation elongation factor — protein sequence MIVGTAGHIDHGKTALVKALTGTDADRLAEEKARGITIDLGFAYTDLGGGTVTGFVDVPGHERLIHTMLAGAGGIDFALLVVAADDGIMPQTREHLAILDLLGITRGFVALTKADLAGPERRAEVTAEIQTALAGTGLEKAPILAVSALTGEGIEVLRAGLAAAEAETAARNDAGLLRFAVDRSFTLAGAGTVVTGMVLGGRAKLDDSVTVSPSGLTARIRGIHAQNRKAAEGLAGQRCALNIAGERVTKDAIRRGDVVLAPALHAPTDRIDAEVRVLASEAKPIGTWFPARLHTHATEVGARIVPLAGPLDPGTQGLVQLVLDRPIAATIGDHFILRDTSAIRTIGGGRFLDLRPPARKRGTPERLAFLTASGNEDPAAALSDLSDLAPIELAAFLRDRGLGEDTLSGLLIAAGARAIGDHALSSAAADGLRANLTDTLTAFHAENPELAGIGRERLRLLLKPRLPTTSFLAFLRDEAAAGRIVLDGAFLRLPGHEVRLSPADEDLWQRIHPHLVDDSRFRPPRVRDFAALLNADERDIRRVLKLAQRLGQTHEIAHDHFFARAVVEEMAAIVLDVAAQAEDGWFTAPSFRDRVHNGRKVAIEVLDFYDRLGLTLRRGDLRRINPHRSDLFQR from the coding sequence ATGATCGTCGGGACGGCAGGGCATATCGACCACGGCAAGACGGCGTTGGTGAAGGCCCTGACCGGCACGGACGCCGACCGCCTTGCCGAGGAAAAAGCCCGCGGCATCACCATCGACCTCGGTTTTGCCTATACCGACCTCGGCGGCGGGACGGTCACCGGCTTCGTTGACGTGCCGGGTCACGAGCGGCTGATCCATACGATGCTTGCCGGCGCTGGCGGCATCGATTTCGCGCTGCTGGTGGTCGCAGCCGACGACGGCATCATGCCGCAGACGCGCGAGCATCTCGCGATCCTCGACTTGCTCGGCATCACCAGAGGTTTCGTTGCGCTCACCAAGGCCGATCTGGCCGGGCCTGAGCGGCGCGCGGAGGTAACCGCGGAGATCCAGACCGCCCTCGCCGGCACCGGTCTGGAAAAGGCGCCCATCCTTGCCGTCTCCGCCCTTACCGGCGAAGGCATCGAGGTCCTGCGCGCGGGGCTCGCCGCCGCCGAAGCGGAAACCGCCGCACGCAACGATGCCGGCCTGCTGCGCTTTGCCGTCGATCGCAGTTTCACGCTTGCGGGCGCCGGCACGGTCGTGACCGGCATGGTGCTCGGCGGCCGTGCGAAGCTCGACGATAGCGTCACGGTCAGCCCGTCCGGCCTGACCGCCCGTATACGCGGGATCCATGCGCAGAACCGGAAAGCAGCGGAGGGGCTTGCCGGCCAACGCTGCGCGCTGAACATCGCCGGCGAACGGGTGACGAAGGACGCGATCCGGCGCGGCGACGTGGTCCTCGCCCCGGCACTGCATGCACCGACGGACCGGATCGACGCGGAGGTCCGCGTGCTTGCCTCGGAGGCCAAGCCGATCGGCACCTGGTTTCCCGCACGCTTGCACACCCATGCGACAGAGGTCGGTGCGCGGATCGTGCCTCTTGCCGGCCCGCTCGATCCCGGGACACAAGGCCTCGTGCAACTGGTCCTCGACCGCCCCATCGCCGCGACCATCGGCGACCACTTCATCCTGCGCGACACCTCGGCCATCCGGACCATCGGCGGTGGCCGTTTTCTCGATCTGCGCCCGCCGGCGCGAAAGCGTGGCACGCCGGAGCGACTGGCCTTCCTTACCGCTTCTGGCAACGAGGACCCGGCGGCGGCCCTTTCCGACCTGTCCGACCTGGCACCGATCGAGCTTGCGGCCTTCCTGCGCGACCGTGGCCTGGGCGAGGACACGCTTTCCGGGCTGCTGATTGCCGCCGGGGCGAGGGCCATCGGCGACCACGCGCTCTCGTCCGCAGCAGCGGACGGATTGCGGGCGAACCTGACTGACACACTCACAGCCTTCCACGCAGAAAACCCGGAGCTTGCCGGCATCGGCCGCGAACGGTTGCGGCTCCTGCTCAAACCGCGCCTGCCGACGACAAGCTTCCTCGCGTTCCTCCGAGACGAAGCCGCGGCAGGTCGAATCGTGCTTGACGGCGCCTTCCTGCGCCTGCCGGGCCACGAGGTTCGGCTGTCGCCGGCGGACGAGGACCTGTGGCAGCGGATCCATCCGCACCTCGTCGACGATAGCCGCTTCCGGCCACCGCGCGTGCGCGATTTCGCGGCCCTTCTCAATGCCGACGAGCGCGACATACGGCGCGTGCTGAAGCTCGCCCAGAGGCTCGGGCAGACCCACGAGATCGCGCACGACCATTTTTTCGCCCGCGCGGTCGTTGAGGAGATGGCGGCCATCGTGCTCGATGTGGCGGCACAGGCGGAAGACGGCTGGTTCACCGCGCCCAGCTTTCGCGACCGGGTCCACAACGGCCGCAAGGTCGCCATCGAGGTCCTCGATTTCTACGACCGGCTCGGCCTGACCTTGCGCAGGGGAGATCTGCGTCGCATAAATCCCCATCGCAGCGACCTGTTTCAGCGCTGA
- a CDS encoding gluconokinase — protein MSEDLQHIVVMGVSGSGKTTVGEALAARLGWRFVEGDSFHPPENVAKMSAGIPLDDNDREPWLRALAAEIAKDEAAGSPSVVGCSALKRSYRDILRTGAPRVCFVHVHGDRTVLADRLSHRAGHFFPASLLDTQLATLEPLGPDEDGVVVDVALPTAEQVDLAIQGLGN, from the coding sequence ATGAGTGAGGACCTTCAGCATATCGTGGTGATGGGCGTATCCGGCAGCGGGAAGACCACTGTCGGCGAGGCGCTGGCCGCAAGGCTCGGCTGGCGTTTTGTCGAGGGCGACAGCTTTCACCCGCCGGAGAACGTCGCCAAGATGTCCGCGGGCATTCCGCTCGACGACAATGACCGTGAACCCTGGCTGCGGGCGCTGGCCGCAGAAATTGCCAAGGACGAGGCGGCTGGCAGCCCTTCGGTGGTCGGGTGCTCGGCCCTGAAACGGTCCTATCGCGACATCCTGCGCACGGGCGCGCCGCGCGTCTGCTTCGTGCATGTGCACGGCGACCGCACCGTGCTGGCCGACCGGCTCTCGCATCGGGCGGGACACTTCTTCCCTGCTTCCCTGCTCGACACTCAGCTTGCGACCCTCGAGCCGCTCGGTCCGGACGAGGATGGCGTCGTCGTCGACGTGGCTCTTCCAACAGCTGAGCAGGTCGATCTTGCCATCCAGGGGCTGGGCAACTAG